A section of the Thauera chlorobenzoica genome encodes:
- a CDS encoding acyl-CoA dehydrogenase: protein MSWIVLIALPVLVVGLAARRASSFAWLWAGLAWLAALGWAADWAAALTVLAMAAFAAAMHVLRAPALRRRWLTVPVFTLFRRALPAMSQTEKDALEAGTVWWEGELFAGRPDWAKLAAYPWPTLSAEEQAFLDDDTEELCRMVRDWDCTRRQDMPAEVWAFIRARGFLGMIIPKEYGGKGFSALAHSEVITRLATRSSTPAVTVMVPNSLGPAELLLHYGTPEQKQHYLPGLASGREIPAFALTSPWAGSDAASIPDAGVVCRGQWNGEDVLGMRVSFDKRYITLAPVCTVFGLAFRLYDPERLLGGDEDIGITCALVPRDHPGVDIGRRHAPLDAVWMNGPVRGKDVFMPLEFIIGGPRMAGQGWRMLMECLAAGRSISLPGSNAGMQQLTARAVGAYARVRQQFKTPIGRFEGVEEALTRIGANTYLSDAARVLTAGALDLGEKPAVVSAIVKYHVTERARQTVNDGMDVIGGKGICLGPQNFLGRAYQQIPVGITVEGANILTRSLILFGQGAIRCHPWVLAEMDAARGGDLDAFDRALWGHAAYTASNAARALGMGLTGSHFVRVGADVAPETRRYYQQLTRFSAAFAFLADLSMGILGGALKRKEKLSARLGDILSLMYLASATLKRYEAEGRQAADAPLMHWAIWDCMFRIQLAFEGVIANFPSKFAAALLRRVVVFPLGHPYVVPSDQLGHQVAALLIEPSPTRDRLTAAVHLPQDVDEPLGALEAALAATLAAEPVEARLRQAEREGRFSPGVLASGDVDEVWRRARDAGVIGAEEYALVERRNRLRDKVIRVDDFPLDFGLAEALGAASAGRNPGRNPTPAP from the coding sequence ATGAGCTGGATCGTCCTGATTGCCCTGCCTGTGCTGGTCGTCGGCCTCGCCGCCCGGCGTGCGTCATCCTTCGCCTGGCTGTGGGCGGGGCTGGCCTGGCTCGCGGCGCTGGGCTGGGCGGCGGACTGGGCGGCGGCGCTGACCGTGCTGGCGATGGCCGCCTTCGCCGCGGCGATGCACGTGTTGCGCGCCCCGGCGCTGCGCCGCAGGTGGCTGACGGTGCCGGTGTTCACGCTTTTCCGTCGTGCCCTGCCGGCGATGTCGCAGACCGAGAAGGACGCTCTCGAAGCCGGCACCGTGTGGTGGGAAGGCGAGCTGTTCGCCGGCCGCCCGGACTGGGCGAAGCTCGCCGCCTACCCGTGGCCGACGCTGAGCGCCGAGGAGCAGGCCTTCCTCGACGACGACACCGAGGAACTGTGCCGGATGGTGCGGGACTGGGACTGCACCCGGCGCCAGGACATGCCGGCCGAAGTCTGGGCGTTTATCCGCGCGCGCGGCTTTCTCGGCATGATCATCCCGAAGGAATACGGCGGGAAGGGCTTCTCCGCCCTCGCCCATTCGGAAGTCATCACCCGGCTGGCGACCCGGTCGTCGACGCCGGCGGTGACGGTGATGGTGCCGAACTCGCTCGGCCCCGCCGAGCTGCTGCTGCACTACGGCACCCCTGAGCAGAAGCAGCACTACCTGCCGGGGCTGGCGAGCGGGCGCGAGATCCCCGCGTTCGCGCTCACCAGCCCGTGGGCGGGGTCGGACGCCGCCTCCATTCCCGATGCCGGGGTGGTGTGCCGGGGGCAGTGGAACGGCGAGGATGTGCTCGGCATGCGGGTCAGCTTCGACAAGCGCTACATCACCCTGGCACCGGTGTGCACCGTGTTCGGGCTGGCGTTCCGCCTCTACGACCCGGAGCGCCTGCTCGGTGGCGACGAGGACATCGGCATTACCTGCGCGCTGGTGCCGCGCGACCATCCGGGCGTCGACATCGGCCGCCGCCACGCCCCGCTCGACGCGGTGTGGATGAACGGTCCGGTCCGCGGCAAGGACGTATTCATGCCGCTGGAGTTCATCATCGGCGGCCCGCGGATGGCCGGGCAGGGCTGGCGGATGCTGATGGAGTGCCTGGCGGCGGGGCGCTCGATCTCGCTGCCGGGCTCCAACGCCGGCATGCAGCAGCTCACCGCGCGTGCGGTGGGGGCCTACGCGCGCGTGCGCCAGCAATTCAAGACGCCGATCGGGCGCTTCGAAGGGGTCGAGGAGGCGCTCACCCGGATCGGCGCCAACACCTACCTCAGCGACGCCGCGCGGGTGCTGACCGCGGGTGCGCTCGACCTCGGCGAGAAGCCGGCGGTGGTGTCGGCGATCGTCAAGTACCACGTCACCGAGCGCGCCCGCCAGACCGTCAACGACGGCATGGACGTGATCGGCGGCAAGGGCATCTGCCTCGGCCCGCAGAACTTCCTCGGCCGCGCCTATCAGCAGATTCCGGTCGGCATCACCGTGGAGGGGGCGAACATCCTCACCCGCAGCCTGATCCTGTTCGGCCAGGGCGCGATCCGCTGCCATCCCTGGGTACTCGCCGAAATGGACGCCGCCCGCGGCGGCGATCTCGACGCCTTCGACCGCGCGCTGTGGGGGCATGCCGCGTATACCGCGTCGAACGCCGCGCGTGCGCTGGGGATGGGGCTGACCGGCTCGCACTTCGTCCGCGTCGGCGCCGACGTCGCCCCCGAGACCCGGCGCTACTACCAGCAGCTGACCCGCTTCTCGGCCGCGTTCGCGTTCCTCGCCGATCTCTCGATGGGCATCCTGGGCGGCGCACTCAAGCGCAAGGAGAAGCTGTCGGCGCGGCTCGGCGACATCCTGTCGCTGATGTACCTGGCGAGCGCGACGCTCAAGCGCTACGAGGCCGAAGGCCGCCAGGCCGCGGACGCGCCGCTGATGCACTGGGCGATCTGGGACTGCATGTTCCGCATCCAGCTCGCCTTCGAAGGGGTGATCGCGAACTTCCCCAGCAAGTTCGCCGCCGCGCTGCTGCGCCGGGTGGTGGTGTTCCCCCTCGGCCATCCCTACGTGGTGCCTTCCGATCAGCTCGGCCACCAGGTCGCGGCGCTGCTGATCGAGCCCTCTCCCACCCGCGACCGCCTGACCGCCGCGGTCCATCTGCCGCAGGACGTCGACGAGCCGCTGGGGGCGCTCGAAGCCGCGCTCGCCGCTACCCTCGCCGCCGAGCCGGTCGAGGCACGGCTGAGGCAGGCCGAGCGCGAGGGCCGCTTCAGCCCCGGCGTGCTCGCCAGCGGCGACGTCGATGAAGTGTGGCGGCGCGCGCGCGATGCCGGCGTGATCGGCGCCGAGGAATACGCCCTCGTCGAGCGCCGCAACCGGCTCCGCGACAAGGTCATCCGCGTCGACGATTTCCCTCTCGATTTCGGCCTCGCCGAGGCCCTCGGCGCCGCATCCGCGGGTCGTAACCCGGGTCGTAACCCTACTCCTGCGCCCTGA
- a CDS encoding acyl-CoA thioesterase has translation MNDSPDPRTCLPAHRQPELRVMPMPADLNPEGNVFGGWIMSMVDIAGAIPAHRRARSRVATVAVNSFAFRQPVSVGDLVSFYAEVVATGRSSVTVDVEVYAERDLENPVVVKVTEARLTYVALDEHGRKQLIPPAAPAAPGPAAGGPDRPAPPTHS, from the coding sequence ATGAACGATAGCCCCGATCCCCGGACCTGCCTGCCGGCGCACCGGCAGCCCGAGCTGCGGGTGATGCCGATGCCGGCCGACCTCAACCCCGAAGGCAATGTCTTCGGCGGCTGGATCATGTCGATGGTCGACATCGCCGGCGCGATTCCCGCCCACCGTCGCGCCCGGAGCCGGGTGGCGACGGTGGCGGTGAATTCCTTCGCTTTCCGCCAGCCGGTGTCGGTCGGCGACCTGGTCAGCTTCTACGCCGAAGTCGTCGCCACCGGGCGCAGCTCGGTCACCGTCGACGTCGAGGTCTATGCCGAGCGCGACCTCGAGAACCCGGTGGTGGTGAAAGTGACCGAGGCGCGCCTGACCTACGTCGCGCTCGACGAGCACGGGCGCAAGCAGCTGATTCCTCCGGCGGCGCCGGCCGCGCCCGGGCCTGCCGCGGGCGGGCCCGACCGGCCCGCTCCACCGACCCATTCCTGA
- a CDS encoding 3-hydroxyacyl-CoA dehydrogenase/enoyl-CoA hydratase family protein, with translation MNRLIIRKVAVLGAGVMGAQIAAHCASADIPVLLFDLAAAEGAANAVAARAIAGLAKLDPAPLAARGCAHYIEAASYEHDLARLAECDLVIEAIAEKMEWKLALYARVAPHLRADAVFASNTSGLSIAALSAGLPAARRARFCGVHFFNPPRYMALVELIPTADTEPALVDALEAWLTTRLGKNIVRAQDTPGFLANRVGVFSILAVIHHTARLGLAFDDVDLLTGTRIGRPKSATFRTADVVGLDTLAHVIGTLQATLGDDPWHAHFAVPDWLQALIAQGALGQKRGAGIYRKHGGRVQVLDPATGGYRDSAGELFPDVEEILELKDPVEKFAALAAHPHPQAQLLWSVFRDLFHYCAHHLGTIAGNARDVDLAMRWGFGWALGPFETWQAAGWREVAAMIEDDIAHGRALAAVALPAWVAGRDGVHAPAGSYSAAADTLVARAALPVYRRQLYPERVLGEAPDARGETLWESPAGQGGVRLWCRPDQDARIGIVSLTGRVHAIGSVAVDGLLEAIARAEAELDGLVIWHSAPFAVGANLQQLAEACGAGQFALLERMVAKFQRVSMAIRHAQVPVVAAVQGMALGGGCEFAMHAAHRVFALESYVGLVEAGVGLIPAGGGCKAFAVQAHALAQRAAGGDVFPYIQNAFQTIALATVAKSAREAVELGFGTPADDILFHPAELLYTAIRRARALAESAWHPPLPNPAVTVAGRNGIATCELMLVNMAEGGFISAHDYRVARAAATALCGGEVDSGAAVSEQWILDVERAQFVALLQTEQTRQRIAHMLETGKPLRN, from the coding sequence GTGAATCGACTGATCATCCGCAAGGTCGCCGTGCTCGGCGCCGGCGTCATGGGGGCGCAGATCGCCGCCCATTGCGCCAGTGCCGACATCCCGGTGCTCCTGTTCGACCTCGCCGCGGCGGAGGGCGCGGCCAACGCCGTCGCCGCGCGCGCCATCGCCGGGCTCGCCAAGCTCGATCCGGCGCCGCTGGCGGCGCGCGGCTGTGCGCACTACATCGAGGCCGCCAGCTACGAGCACGACCTCGCCCGGCTGGCCGAGTGCGACCTGGTGATCGAGGCGATCGCCGAGAAAATGGAGTGGAAGCTCGCGCTCTACGCCCGTGTCGCCCCCCACCTGCGCGCCGACGCGGTGTTCGCTTCCAACACCTCGGGGCTGTCGATCGCCGCGCTCTCGGCCGGGCTGCCGGCGGCGCGGCGGGCACGCTTCTGCGGGGTCCATTTCTTCAACCCGCCGCGCTACATGGCGCTGGTCGAGCTGATTCCCACCGCCGACACCGAGCCGGCGCTGGTCGATGCGCTCGAGGCTTGGCTGACCACCCGCCTGGGCAAGAACATCGTGCGCGCGCAGGACACTCCCGGTTTCCTCGCCAACCGCGTCGGCGTGTTCTCGATTCTCGCCGTGATTCACCACACCGCGCGCCTCGGTCTGGCCTTCGACGACGTCGATCTGCTCACCGGCACCCGCATCGGTCGCCCGAAGAGCGCCACCTTCCGCACCGCCGACGTGGTCGGGCTGGACACCCTCGCCCACGTCATCGGCACCCTGCAGGCGACGCTCGGCGATGATCCCTGGCATGCCCACTTTGCCGTGCCCGACTGGCTGCAGGCGCTGATCGCACAGGGCGCGCTGGGGCAAAAGCGCGGCGCCGGGATCTACCGCAAGCACGGCGGACGCGTCCAGGTGCTCGACCCGGCGACGGGGGGCTACCGCGACAGCGCTGGCGAGCTGTTCCCCGACGTCGAGGAGATTCTCGAGCTCAAGGACCCGGTGGAGAAGTTCGCCGCGCTCGCCGCCCATCCGCATCCCCAGGCGCAGCTGCTGTGGTCGGTGTTTCGCGACCTGTTCCACTACTGCGCCCACCATCTCGGCACCATCGCCGGCAACGCGCGCGACGTCGACCTGGCGATGCGCTGGGGCTTCGGCTGGGCGCTGGGGCCGTTCGAGACCTGGCAGGCGGCGGGCTGGCGCGAGGTGGCAGCGATGATCGAGGACGACATCGCCCATGGCCGGGCGCTGGCGGCGGTGGCGCTGCCGGCCTGGGTGGCCGGGCGCGACGGTGTGCATGCGCCGGCCGGCTCCTACAGCGCCGCCGCCGACACCCTGGTGGCGCGCGCCGCGCTGCCGGTGTACCGGCGCCAGCTCTACCCCGAGCGGGTGCTCGGCGAGGCGCCCGATGCGCGCGGCGAAACCTTGTGGGAAAGCCCGGCCGGGCAGGGCGGGGTGCGCCTGTGGTGCCGCCCCGACCAGGACGCGCGGATCGGCATCGTGTCGCTCACGGGCCGGGTGCATGCGATCGGCAGCGTCGCCGTCGACGGCCTGCTCGAAGCGATTGCGCGCGCCGAGGCCGAACTCGACGGCCTGGTGATCTGGCATTCGGCGCCGTTCGCGGTCGGTGCCAACCTGCAGCAGCTCGCCGAAGCCTGCGGCGCAGGCCAGTTCGCCCTCCTCGAGCGCATGGTGGCGAAATTCCAGCGGGTCTCGATGGCGATCCGCCATGCCCAGGTGCCGGTGGTGGCCGCGGTGCAGGGGATGGCCCTGGGCGGCGGCTGCGAGTTCGCGATGCACGCCGCGCACCGGGTGTTCGCGCTCGAGAGCTATGTCGGCCTGGTCGAGGCCGGGGTCGGGTTGATTCCGGCCGGCGGCGGCTGCAAGGCCTTCGCCGTGCAGGCGCATGCGCTGGCGCAGCGTGCGGCCGGCGGCGATGTCTTCCCCTATATCCAGAACGCCTTTCAGACCATCGCCCTGGCCACCGTGGCGAAGAGCGCGCGCGAAGCGGTCGAACTCGGCTTCGGTACCCCCGCCGACGACATCCTGTTCCACCCCGCCGAGTTGCTGTACACCGCGATCCGGCGCGCGCGTGCGCTGGCGGAGTCGGCCTGGCATCCGCCGCTGCCGAACCCGGCGGTGACCGTGGCCGGGCGCAACGGCATCGCCACCTGCGAGCTGATGCTGGTGAACATGGCCGAGGGCGGTTTCATTTCCGCACACGACTACCGCGTCGCCCGGGCCGCGGCCACCGCGCTGTGCGGCGGCGAGGTCGATTCGGGGGCGGCGGTCAGCGAGCAGTGGATCCTCGACGTCGAGCGTGCCCAGTTCGTCGCCCTGCTGCAGACCGAACAGACCCGGCAGCGCATCGCCCACATGCTGGAAACCGGCAAACCGCTGCGCAACTGA
- a CDS encoding acetyl-CoA C-acyltransferase: MSKQIQDAYIVAALRTPVARRNGAFRHVRPDDLLAQVLAAVAAAVPALDAGEIGDVITGCAMPEAEQGMNVARIGLLLAGLPERVPGVTINRFCASGLQAVADAAARIRLGEADVMIAAGTESMSAMPQIMGNKVSLNPAIFARAENVGIAYGMGLTAEKVAAQWQVSRADQDAFALESHRRACAAIAGGRFADEIRPYTVRAHVPGEDGTVRVIERVVEHDEGPRADASAEGLAKLKPVFAARGSVTAGNSSQMSDGAAAVLLMSEAALKRYQVTPVARFAGYAVAGVAPQLMGIGPVEAIPRALARAAVGLGEIGWIELNEAFAAQALAVMRELGLDPEKVNPLGGAIALGHPLGATGAIRSATLIAAMRRDPALRYGMISMCIGTGMGAAGVFERV; encoded by the coding sequence ATGAGCAAGCAGATTCAGGACGCCTACATCGTCGCCGCGCTGCGCACTCCGGTGGCGCGGCGCAACGGCGCCTTCCGCCACGTCCGCCCGGACGACCTGCTGGCGCAGGTGCTGGCCGCGGTAGCGGCCGCGGTGCCCGCGCTCGACGCCGGCGAGATCGGCGACGTGATCACCGGCTGCGCGATGCCCGAGGCCGAGCAGGGCATGAACGTGGCGCGCATCGGGCTGTTGCTCGCCGGCCTGCCCGAGCGCGTGCCCGGAGTCACGATCAACCGCTTCTGCGCTTCCGGCCTGCAGGCGGTGGCCGATGCCGCCGCCCGCATCCGCCTCGGCGAGGCCGACGTGATGATCGCCGCCGGCACCGAGAGCATGAGCGCGATGCCGCAGATCATGGGCAACAAGGTCAGCCTCAACCCGGCGATCTTCGCCCGTGCCGAGAACGTCGGCATCGCCTACGGGATGGGCCTGACCGCGGAGAAAGTTGCGGCGCAGTGGCAGGTGAGCCGCGCCGACCAGGATGCCTTCGCCCTCGAGTCGCACCGTCGCGCCTGCGCGGCGATCGCCGGCGGGCGCTTCGCCGACGAGATCCGGCCATACACGGTGCGCGCCCATGTGCCGGGCGAGGACGGCACGGTGCGGGTGATCGAGCGTGTCGTGGAGCACGATGAAGGACCGCGCGCGGACGCTTCGGCCGAAGGCCTGGCGAAGCTCAAGCCGGTGTTCGCCGCGCGCGGCTCGGTGACCGCGGGCAACAGCTCGCAGATGTCGGACGGTGCGGCCGCGGTGCTGCTGATGAGCGAGGCGGCGCTGAAGCGCTACCAGGTGACCCCGGTCGCCCGTTTCGCCGGCTATGCGGTGGCCGGCGTGGCGCCACAGCTGATGGGGATCGGGCCGGTCGAGGCCATTCCGCGCGCCCTGGCGCGCGCCGCGGTGGGGCTCGGCGAGATCGGCTGGATCGAGCTCAACGAGGCGTTCGCCGCCCAGGCACTGGCGGTGATGCGCGAACTCGGGCTCGATCCGGAAAAGGTCAATCCGCTCGGCGGCGCGATCGCGCTGGGCCATCCGCTCGGCGCCACCGGGGCGATCCGCAGCGCGACCCTGATCGCGGCGATGCGGCGCGACCCCGCCCTGCGCTACGGCATGATCAGCATGTGCATCGGCACCGGGATGGGCGCGGCAGGGGTGTTCGAGCGCGTTTGA